TGCTGCTGATCCCGCCGCCGGCCCCGCCCGCCGTGCCGCCCGTGCCGCTGGAGATTCCGCAGCCGCCGGCCGTGCCGCCGCTGCCGGCGCTCCCGGCGGTGGTCGCCCCGGCCGCGGCGCCCGCACCCGAGCCGGCCCCCGCGCCGCCGCCCGCGCCCGCGGCGCCGGCGCCCGCTCCCGTACTGGCGCAACCGAATCCGGACGTGAAGCCGACCTCGAACAACACGCCGCTGCCGCCGATCCCGGTGCTGTCGGTGATCGGCGGGCTGATCGCCATGGCGCTGGCCGGGACCGGTTCGGGCGCGGTCAGCTTCCAGAGCGCGTCCGCGGCCCAGGGGCGGATCGATGCCGCCCGGGCGGCCTTCTTCGGACCGAGGGCGTGAGGGGACGGCGATGACGGAGAGTAAGGCGCACAGCATCGGGTCCTACCGCCGGGTGGCCGCGGCGGTGGACGCGGTGTGCGCGGTGGCCGCCGATTTCGACGCCACCGATCTGGATGAGGTGGTGCTGGCCATCTCCGCGGAGCGGCGGCGGCCCATCGAAATCGCCAGCGCGCAACTGGGTCCCGGCGTCTGCGGCCAGCGCCGCAGTTATCCGGACCGCGATGTGATCGTGCTGGCGCAGTCGCTGCCCAGCCGCGAGCACACCCTCGCCCACGAGCTCGGCCACATCGTCTTCGACCATCCGGGCGAGGCGGCGACCGAGGTGGTGCTGGAGGCCGGCGACGATCTCATCGCCTACATGCTCAGTCAGCGCGCGCATCAGAAGGCGATCGACCTGGGTGACGACGAGCAGTGCGAATGGGAGGCCGAAACTTTCGCGAGCATGCTCATGACCCGGTTACGCGTGTTCAACAGCCGAGGCGCCGGCGTCTCGGTCCTTCGATTCGATGAGGCACTGGGATGACCTTCTGGTTGGTGGCCATGCTGGTCTGGATGGCCTCGGGTGCACGTGTTGGGCGCGTGCTGGTGAAGCCGGCGACCACCGCGCGAGTGGCGATCGTCATCGCGGTGGCCGCCGTGGCGCTCGCGGTGACGGTCAATGTGCCGGAAATCGGTCTGGCCGTTGATCATGCGGCGCCCGGTGGCGTGCACGGCATGTGGCTGGGGGATCGGGTGGTGACGGCCGCCTGGATCCTGTTCGCCACCGCCACCTCGGTGGTGGCGGCCGCGGCGTGGCCGGTGGTGTCGCGCAGCAATCTGCGCCAGATCGGCATGATGATCTACGCGGCCGGGGCCATCGCGGTCGTCCTGACGCTGGCCTGGTCGGTCACCTTCGGCTGGTGGGTGGTGCTGCTGGCGTGCGTGTTCATCGTGATCACCGGTGTGCGCAACCTGGATTGGACCACCCTGGGCCGCGGCATCGCGCTCTACACCGCCGGCACCGGCGTGGTCGGCGTGCTGGCGGCCCTGTCGATTCGCCGCGCCATGAACGACGTGCCGATGCCGAAACCCGGTGACGAGGGCTGGTTCTGGCCGATGTGGCAGCTGGCCGCCATGCTCATCGCGATCGGCGCGGTGTGGATCGTGATCGAGCTGTGGTGGCGAGCGCGGGTGCTGCTCAAGCAGATTCGCACCCTGCATCGAGTACTGGTCGCCCGTTTCCCGGAGGTGGTGGCGCACGATCAGACCGGATCGGGCACCCAGCTCAAAGCGTCCGACCAGGTCGCCCAGATCATGGACGCGCTCTACCTGCAATCCGGTGGCGGACTGGAGCTGGCCGCGGCGGGCGCGCCGCCGGCCTCGGTCGCCGAGCGCGCGCAGCGGGTCGCGGACTGGGCGCGTAATCCGTTCGGCGAGGTGATGATAGACGGCCGGTGGATCTCGCCGCCCACGGGCGTGAGCCCGCGCGGCTGGGTGCAGGCCATCGCCCGCGCCTACGACGCGGCCGGGTCGGCGACGCCGTCGGCCATTCAGAGCTCCGGCGGGAAGCGATAGTTCATTTACTCTTCCATTACCTTTTAGCGGAGTTAACCATTACCGTCCAGGATCCTTCGAGAACGCTTCGAAGTTGATCACGCGAAGATCACCGACGCATTTGTGATCTTGTCGCAAATGCGCAAGTCCCGCACCGCGCTGATTGCCAAGGGCGTGGCATTCCGGTGGGCCTGCTCGCCGAGACTTCGTATCCGAGGTTTCGTATCGACGAACCCGCCGTGCGCGGTACGGGACTTACTGGTCCGGTGCATTGGGGCGAAACACTCACAGTGCACAAAACGACATAGTGCACAAAGCAACTCACTCGACCGACCGGGAAGACCCGGGCAGCGTTATGCCAAGTTTGTGCATAATGCACCAGCGCAGGGGTTTACGCCACATGGCCTCAGGCGACTGAGACCGGTGCAACATCCTTCACTCGAACCGAATGGTTCGGCGGGACACCGGCGTTGCCCTGCAAGCAACGCCCGTGCCCGCCCTATGTCCAGTCCGGGACAAGCCCTGTACAAACCAACACAGTGCGGCCTCCGAGTTAGCCGCACTGTGTTGCGCTGTGGCAGGGCCTATTCCGTGCCGTCCGGAGGAATTTCGGGCAGCCCTTCGCTGGCCCGCAACTTCTCCGCCATAGAGGTGAGGAGGTTCTGAGATTCTTCGGACAGGTCGAACGCTCTACTCGACAGTCGACGAAGTCCGTAGCCCTGCAGCTGGGACAGCAGCTCGAGATCATGATCGATCTTGGCCGCGTAGATGTCGTTGAAGAAGTAGTCCGGCTTGACCTTGAAGAACTTTGCCAGTGCTGCCACCGTCTCGTCCGACGGGTTCGTGCGCTGTCCCGACCGCAACTGCGACAGATACGGTTTCGAGATCGGATGGCCGGAGGCCGTCAAGGCAGCCGCCACCTCTGCGTTCGTGTGCGGCTTACGCCCCGGGGGATGCACGGTTTCGAACAGCTTGTTCAGCCGCGCCGCGAAATCAGCCATTGTGAGCCGCCCAATTCCCTTCGCTGTACTAACAGTCGTTATCTCGGATACGTATCATTGATATTAGCGGCTCAGTAACTGAAAACCTACGCCTGATTCGCGATTTCCTTGAAGCTTCTAGGCGGTGATCCGGTTCACCCGCTGTGGCTTGGGCGTTTGCGGGGTCACCCCACCGTTCTTGCCAAGGGCTTAAGAGTCCCGGTTCTGGCCCGTCGCGAGGGTCTTCCCGGACGGGCCTCGGGTAGCCATAAGATAGCTGACGTCTCATCTTCCTGTCTGTACCGAAGTTTGTGTGGCGTACGCCACGTTTCACGACAAGACGGATGAACGTTCAACCTGGCCGAAAATGATTGTGCGACTAGAGCCGTTCGATGATCGTGCCCGTCGCCAGGGCGCCACCGCAGCACATCAGGACCATGGCGACGTTCTTGTCCGAACGCTCCAACTCGTGCAAAGCCGTTGTGATCAAGCGGGATCCGGTGCTGCCCACCGGATGGCCCAGCGCGATCGCGCCGCCGTTGACGTTCACGCGCTCGAGATCGGGCTTGTGCACCGAGGCCCACGACAGCACCACGGACGCGAAAGCCTCGTTGATCTCGAACAAATCGATATCGGAGATGCTCATGCCCGAGCGCTCGAGCAGCCGCTCGCACGCCTGCACCGGTCCGTCCAACTGATATTCGGGCTCGCCGCCCACCAGGCACTGCGCGATGATCCGGGCGCGCGGGCGCAATCCCTCACGCAGCGCGGCCTTTTCGTCCATGAGCAGCACCGCCGCCGCGCCGTCGGAGATCTGCGAGGAGGTGCCGGCGGTGTGAATTCCGCCCTCCATCACCGGCTTCAGCTTCGCCAGCGCCTCGCGCGTGGTGGCGCGCAGACCCTGATCGCGGCTGATGTCGGCGCTCTCGCCGGTGAGGTTGCCCTCCTTGTCGACCTGCGGGGCGCCCTTGATGGTCAGGATCTCGCGATCGAAGCGGCCCTGCTCCCACGCCTGCGCGGCCAGCCGCTGCGAGCGCTCGCCCCACTCGTCGGTGTCGTCGCGGGTGATGCCGCGCCGCTTGGCGATTCGCTCCGCACCCTCGAACTGGTTGGGCATATCGATGTTCCAGGAGGCCGGCCGACGCGGGCCCGCGTGCGTTCCGACGTTGGCGCCCAACGGAACATGGCTCATGGACTCGATGCCGCAGGCCAGGCCGACCTCGATGGCGCCGGTGGCGATGAGCCCGGCCACCAGGCCCGCGGCCTGCTGTGCGGAGCCGCACTGATTGTCGATGGTGACCGCGCCGGTCTGCCAGGGCAGGCCCGCGTGCAGCCAGGCGGTGCGGGTGACGTTGTTGCTCTGCTCGCCGACCTGCATGACGCAGCCGCCGACGACCTGTTCGACCAGCGCCGGGTTCAGTTCCGCGCGTTCGAGCACGCCCTGCTGCGCCGCGCCCAGCAGTTCGGCGGCGTGCAAACCGGCCAGCCAGCCATTGCGCTTGCCGATGGGCGTGCGCGCCGCCTCGACGATGACGGGAGTACCCATGTCTGTCCTTCCGGATTGGAACTGCAACGAGTTCACAACCAGTAACGTATGCCTGTTCTGGGCCAATACCTAGTCCCTTCTCTTGTTTTACCTCCTGTGCTTCAATAGCGGTAGAACGTGTTTCAGTTGGTCAAAGGAGACTGCTGGTGGTGGACACTGCAGCCCGGCCCGGAGTGCCGGATGGATTCGATGTCACCGACCCCGAGATGTGGGCGCGACGGGTGCCGGCCGAGGAGCTCGCGGAACTGCGCCGCACCGCTCCTATCTGGTGGAACCCCAAGTCCCCGGACAAGGGTGGCTTCACCGACGATGGCTTCTGGGTGCTGTCCAAGCACGCGGACGTCAAGACCGTCTCGCGCCGCGACGACGTTTTCTCCACCTACGAGAACACCGCGATCCCGCGGTTCCAGGACGACATCACCCGCGAGCAGATCGATCTGCAGCGCTTCGTCCTGCTGAACAAGGACGCGCCCGAGCACACCAAGCTCCGCAAGATCATCTCCAAGGGTTTCACCCCGCGCGTCATCAACGGCCTGCGCGCCGAGTTGACCGCGCGGGCCGAGAAGATCGTCAAGGCCGCCGCGGAGGCGGGCACCGGCGACTTCGTCGAACAGGTGGCGGCCGAGCTGCCGCTGCAGGCCATCGCGGAACTGATCGGCGTGCCGCAGGACGACCGCAAGAAGTTGTTCCAGTGGTCCAATGACATGACCAGCTACGACGATCCGGAGAGCACCGCCGATCCGGTCGTCGCCTCCACCGAGATCCTCGGCTACTCCTACCAGATGGCGGAGGCGCGCCGCGCCTGCCCGGCCGACGACATCGCCACCCGGCTGGTCGAGGCCGATATGGACGGCGAAGCCTTGCTGCCGGAGGAATTCGGCTTCTTCGTCATGATGCTGGCGGTCGCGGGCAACGAGACCACCCGCAATGCCACCACCCACGGCATGATCGCGTTCCTGGAGCACCCGGCGCAGTGGGAGCTGTTCAAGAGGGAGCGGCCCAAGACCGCCGCCGACGAGATCATTCGCTGGGCCACGCCGGTCAGCTCGTTCCAGCGCACGGCGCTCGAGGACGTGGAAGTCGGTGGCGTGCAGATCAAGAAGGGGCAGCGGGTGGTGCTGTCCTACCGCTCGGCCAACTTCGACGAGGACGTGTTCGAGGACCCGTACACGTTCAATATCCTGCGTGATCCGAACCCGCACCTGTCGTTCGGCGGTACCGGCGCGCACTTCTGCATCGGTGCGAACCTGGCGCGGCTGGAGATCGAGATCATCTTCAACGCCATCGCCGACCACATGCCCGACATCACCAAGCTGGGCGATCCGCGTCGCCTGCAGTCGGGCTGGCTCAATGGAATCAAGGAATTCCAGGTGGATTACACGGGCGGCTGCCCGGTGAAGCACTGAGCCGCAGATGATTTGATCCGCCCCGCACCCCTCTCACTCCTCGGGGCGGAGACAAAAAAGAGCGGGCGACTGGATAAATCCAGTCGCCCGCTTCGGCTTTCGCCGCCGGCGAAAAGCATGTGCCCCGCCTGCGATAGCAGGCGGGGCACGAGAGCTCAGAGAGGTTTCATGGTCGCCATGGCGCGTTCGGTTTCCCAGAAGGCGCGCAGCGCGAGAATCTTGCCGTCGCTGTCCACCTTGTAGGTGAAAACGCCTTCGGCATCGATGATGTGGCCGCCCATGGTGGTGCGAATGCGGCCGGTGAAAGCCACCTCATTACCGCAGGCGAACGAGTCGTCGAAGAGGAATTCGATGGAGTCGGTCTGGGCAATGGCCTTGTCCCAGAACGCCGCAATCGCTTCCGCCCCGCGGTGGCCGACGCCCTCGGGATCGAAGAACGACGGACCCACCGGGTCCTCCACGATCCCGTCGGCGGCGAACAACGCCACCCACGCGCCCTTGTCCTTGGCGCGCACCGCGGCCTGGGAGGCGGCGCCCGCCACCCGCGCCGGATGCTCTGTGTTGGTGGTCACGGCTGCTCACTCCCGACGACCCACATCGAGAAGTACTGCGAGCCACCGCCGTACGCGTGGCCGAACGCCTTGCGCGCGTTCTCGACCTGGTAGTCGCCGGCCCGGCCCATGACCTGCTTGGCGGCCTCGGCGAAGCGGATCATGCCGGACGCGCCGATCGGATTGGAGGAGAGCACGCCGCCGGACGGGTTGACCGGCAGCTTTCCGCCGATCTCGGTCTCGCCCGCGTCGGTGAGCTTCCAGCCCTCACCCTCGGGCATGAAGCCCAGGTTCTCCAGCCACATGGGCTCGAACCAGGAGAACGGCACGTAGATCTCGGCCGCGTCGATCTCCTCGAGCGGGTTGGTGATCCCGGCCTGCTTCCACAGCGCCTTCGCGGCTTCCTGGCCCGCTTTCGGGTTGACCTGGTCACGGCCCGCGTAGGCGAGCGGCTCGGTGCGCATGGCGGTGCCGTGGATCCACGCCACCTTCTTGCCCTGCGCCTCCACCGCCTTGGCCGAGGCCTCGTCGCCGATCACGATGGCGCAGGCGCCGTCCGAGGACGGGCAGGTCTCGTCGAAACGAATGGGGTCCCACAGCATTTGGGACGCCATCACCGATTCCATGGTGATGTCGGCCTGCTGCAGATGCGCGAGCGGATTGCGCGCGCCATTGCGGCGATCCTTCACCGCCACCATCGCGCCCACGTGCAGCGGGGCATTGGCGCGGCGGATGTAGGCGCGCACGTGCGGGGCGAAGTAGCCGCCCGCGCCCGCGCCGACCGGCTTGGTGAACGGCACCGGATTCGACAGCGCCCACATGGCATTGGATTCCGACTGCTTCTCCCACGCCAGCGCCAGCACCTTGCCGTACACACCGGCCTGCACGTGGTTGGCCGCCACACAGCCGGTGGAGCCGCCGACCGAACCGGCCGTGTGCACGCGCAGCAGCGGTTTTCCGGTGGCGCCCAAGGCATCCGCGAGGAACAGCTCCGGCATCATGGAGCCCTCGAAGAAGTCGGGGGCCTTGCCGACCACGACCGCGTCGATATCGGCGAGGGTCAGGCCGGAGTCCGCCAGCGCCCGGTCGATGGCCTCGCGGACCATGCCCGCCATGGAGACATCGGACCGTTTGGTCACGTGATGAGTCTGTCCGGTGCCGAGCACCGCAGCGGGGAGTGGCCCGCCCGTCGCCCCACCGCCGCCCCCAACCGAATCGCTGCGCGATGCCATACTCATTTTGCCTCCAGGGTGGCGACCAGGTTCTGCTGCAACGCGGGACCCGAACTGGCATGAGCCAGTGCGCGATTCGCGTTGCCGTCGAAGATTTCGGTGGCGGCGAAGCCGATGCGCTCGAGGCCGGCCGCGAACATCGGGTTGCCCGCGAGCGGGCCGCCGGACGGATTGATGCGGGTGTTCCCGTTCAGGCCGATGGCCTGCTTCAGGATGAGTTCCTCGTGGCTGAACTGGGTGTGCAGTTCGGCGACGTCGAAGTCGCGGGCGGCGTCGCCGATGGCGGCCTTGGCCGCGCGGGTCGTCGACTCCGAGACCGTCAGATCGCGCGCACCCAGGACGGGGGTGTCGATGTAGTGCGCGATGCCGGTCAGCCAGGCCGGGCGCTCGCACAGCTCACGGGCGCGATCGCCCACGGCCAGCACGATGGCGGCCGCGCCGTCGGTGATGGGCGCGATGTCGTGGGCGCGGAAGGGATCGGCGACCTTGGCCTCGGCCAGCAGCTTGTCGGCGTCACCGCCGTTGGCGCGCGCGGCCACCGCGGCCATGTCGGCCTCGGTCCACAGTCCCGCGTCCAGGCCTGCGCGGGCCTGCAGCCCGGCCATCGACACCGAATCCGGCCACAGCGGCGCGACCAGGTACGGGTCGGTCTGCAGGGTCAGGATCTGGCGCAGGGTACCGGCCGACGCCTTGCCGAAGCCGTACACCAGCGCCGTCTCCGCCTGTCCGGAGCGCAGTTTCACCCACGCCTCGTACAGTGCCCAGGCCGCGTCCATCTCCACGTGCGATTCGTTGATGGGCGGTACCGCGCCGATCGAGTCGATCGCGGAGATGAACGAGAAGGCCCGTCCGGCAAGGTAATCCGAGGAGCCGGAGCACCAGAAGCCGATATCGGAGACGCCGATGCCGAGCTTGGCGTAGAGCTCCCGGAAGCACGGCGCGAGCATCTCCACGCCATTGGTGGTGCCGAAGGTCTCCGGCACGTGCGGTGCGTGCGCGAACCCGACCACCGCGATATCTGTGTTGCTCAAGGTATTTCAGCGCCTCTCTACAGGTGGTGCGCGAAAGAGTCGTAATCGGCGTCCGGTTCGCCGGTCGGCCGGAAGTGGTCGATATTGCCGATGGACAGCCCCCACTCCTCGCGCGGCTTCCACACGGCCTTGACCTTCATGCCCATCCGGACCTCGCTCGCGTCGATGCCGAGCACCAGGTGCAGGAACGGAATGTCGGTGCCGTCCAACAGGATGTAGGCGGCAACATAAGGCGGCTTGATCGTCTGGCCCATGAACGGCACGTTCACGATGCAGAAGGTGGTGACGATGCCGGTGTCGGCGACCTCGACGAAATCGTCGGTCGGCGAGCCGTCGCGCGGGTCGGCGCCGCGGGGCGGGAAGTAGACCTTGCCGTCCATCTGGGCGCGGGCGCCCAGCAGCTTGCCCTCCATCAGCCCCTTCAGGAAGACGGATTCCTGCGGGGCGGCGGTGTGCTTGATGGAGAAGTCGACCGGGGTCACCAGGCCGGTGACCGGTTCCGCGTCCGAGCTATCCGTTGGCGCGGCGGAGGTCTCGCCGGGCTCGAAGGCGGCGATGTCCTGGATGCGGCCGGTGCGCTCGGCGGCCCAGCGCGCCCGCACCCGCAGCCCGGTCGAGATGTCCTGCGGCGAGGCCACATCCACCGCGTGCAGGATCGCGGTGTCCGCGCCGTCCAGTTTGATCAGCGCGTACGCGAAGGGCCGGTCGAAGGGCTGACCCGCGATGGGCTCGGCCACCCAGGACCAGGTCTGCACGGTGCCGACGTCGGCCACCTCGACGAACTCGCTGAGCGGTTCGCTGGTCTTCGGATCGAATTCCGCGGGCGGCACGATCACGCGCCCATCGGAACCCCGCACCCCGACGACCTTGCCGGACCGCAGTTCCGTGAGGAAGCGGCCGATGATCGGACCGGTGGAGCGGGTGTAGTCGAATTGCATCCGCAGCGGCGCGGACAGTACTTCGGTGTTCCCCAGAGTCACGAGATCGAGTAGAACAGGTTCTAGTGACGGTGGCAAGGGCCGGGGCACAGGCCCTGCCGAAGGTCCCGGGATGTTCTAGGAAGGAACACGCGAATGCGTTTTGGTCTGCAACTCGGATACTGGGGCGCGCAGCCGCCCGCCAATCATCGGGAGCTGGTGCTGGCCGCCGAGGAGTCCGGCTTCGACGCCGTCTTCACCGCCGAATCCTGGGGTTCGGACGCCTTCACGCCGCTGGCCTGGTACGGCTCCGACACCAGCCGGGTGCGTCTCGGTACCTCGGTGGTCCAGCTGTCGGCGCGCACCCCGACCGCCACCGCCATGGCCGCGCTGACCCTCGACCACCTCAGCGGCGGGCGGCACATTCTCGGGCTCGGCGTCTCCGGCCCGCAGGTGGTGGAGGGCTGGTACGGCGCGCCGTTCGCCAAACCGCTGGCGCGCACCCGCGAATACGTCTCCATCGTGCGGCAGGTGCTGGCCCGGGAGGCCAAGGTGACCAGCCCCGGCCCGGCCTACCCGCTGCCCTACAACGGCTCGGGCGCAACGGGATTGGGGAAACCGCTCAAGCCGATCACCCATCCGCTGCGCGCCGACCTGCCGATCTGGCTCGGCGCGGAGGGCCCCAAGAACGTGGCGCTGACCGCGGAGATCGCCGACGGCTGGCTGGCCATCTACTACACCCCGCGGCTGGCGGACATGTACAACGAATGGCTCGACGAGGGCTTCGCGCGGCCGGGTGCGCGCCGCACCCGCGCGGACTTCGAGATCGCGGCCACCGCGCAGGTGATCCTGACCGACGACCGCAAGGCGGCGCTGGACGCCATCCGGCCCTACAGCGCGCTGTACATCGGCGGCATGGGCGCGGAGGAACTGAACTTCCACGCGGAGGTCTACCGGCGCATGGGTTACGGCGACGCGGTCGACGAGATCACGCGGCTGTTCCGGTCCGGGCGCAAAGACGAAGCGGCCGCGGCGGTTCCGGACGAGCTGATCCTCGACACCACCATCATCGGCAACGAGGATGAGGTGCGTGAGCAGCTGAAGGTCTGGGAGCAGGCCGGGGTCACCATGATGCTCATCGGCGTCCGCGATGTCGCGCAGTTCGAACGTCTCCGTCCGCTGATCGAATCCTAGAAACCGCTGTAGTGTGTGACAGGGGGCACATTCGGTGGATCGACTGAGTGAGATTTGTGGCTTGTCACACACAAGAACACGTTCTATTTTGATCCTGTGAGCTACAACATTGCGGACCTCGTCGAGCACACCATCGACCTCATGCCGGAACGTGTCGCACTGGTTGACGACTCGCGTTCGGTGACCTACGCCGAGCTGGAGGACCGGGCCAACCGGCTGGCGCACTACCTGCAAGAACAGGGTGTGAAGCCGGGAGACAAGGTCGGTGTGTACTCGCGCAACACCATCGAGGCCGTCGAGTCCATGGTGGCCATCTTCAAGGCGCGCGCCG
This sequence is a window from Nocardia yunnanensis. Protein-coding genes within it:
- a CDS encoding ImmA/IrrE family metallo-endopeptidase — protein: MTESKAHSIGSYRRVAAAVDAVCAVAADFDATDLDEVVLAISAERRRPIEIASAQLGPGVCGQRRSYPDRDVIVLAQSLPSREHTLAHELGHIVFDHPGEAATEVVLEAGDDLIAYMLSQRAHQKAIDLGDDEQCEWEAETFASMLMTRLRVFNSRGAGVSVLRFDEALG
- a CDS encoding helix-turn-helix domain-containing protein is translated as MADFAARLNKLFETVHPPGRKPHTNAEVAAALTASGHPISKPYLSQLRSGQRTNPSDETVAALAKFFKVKPDYFFNDIYAAKIDHDLELLSQLQGYGLRRLSSRAFDLSEESQNLLTSMAEKLRASEGLPEIPPDGTE
- a CDS encoding steroid 3-ketoacyl-CoA thiolase yields the protein MGTPVIVEAARTPIGKRNGWLAGLHAAELLGAAQQGVLERAELNPALVEQVVGGCVMQVGEQSNNVTRTAWLHAGLPWQTGAVTIDNQCGSAQQAAGLVAGLIATGAIEVGLACGIESMSHVPLGANVGTHAGPRRPASWNIDMPNQFEGAERIAKRRGITRDDTDEWGERSQRLAAQAWEQGRFDREILTIKGAPQVDKEGNLTGESADISRDQGLRATTREALAKLKPVMEGGIHTAGTSSQISDGAAAVLLMDEKAALREGLRPRARIIAQCLVGGEPEYQLDGPVQACERLLERSGMSISDIDLFEINEAFASVVLSWASVHKPDLERVNVNGGAIALGHPVGSTGSRLITTALHELERSDKNVAMVLMCCGGALATGTIIERL
- a CDS encoding cytochrome P450 — protein: MWARRVPAEELAELRRTAPIWWNPKSPDKGGFTDDGFWVLSKHADVKTVSRRDDVFSTYENTAIPRFQDDITREQIDLQRFVLLNKDAPEHTKLRKIISKGFTPRVINGLRAELTARAEKIVKAAAEAGTGDFVEQVAAELPLQAIAELIGVPQDDRKKLFQWSNDMTSYDDPESTADPVVASTEILGYSYQMAEARRACPADDIATRLVEADMDGEALLPEEFGFFVMMLAVAGNETTRNATTHGMIAFLEHPAQWELFKRERPKTAADEIIRWATPVSSFQRTALEDVEVGGVQIKKGQRVVLSYRSANFDEDVFEDPYTFNILRDPNPHLSFGGTGAHFCIGANLARLEIEIIFNAIADHMPDITKLGDPRRLQSGWLNGIKEFQVDYTGGCPVKH
- a CDS encoding nuclear transport factor 2 family protein — protein: MTTNTEHPARVAGAASQAAVRAKDKGAWVALFAADGIVEDPVGPSFFDPEGVGHRGAEAIAAFWDKAIAQTDSIEFLFDDSFACGNEVAFTGRIRTTMGGHIIDAEGVFTYKVDSDGKILALRAFWETERAMATMKPL
- a CDS encoding thiolase domain-containing protein; this translates as MASRSDSVGGGGGATGGPLPAAVLGTGQTHHVTKRSDVSMAGMVREAIDRALADSGLTLADIDAVVVGKAPDFFEGSMMPELFLADALGATGKPLLRVHTAGSVGGSTGCVAANHVQAGVYGKVLALAWEKQSESNAMWALSNPVPFTKPVGAGAGGYFAPHVRAYIRRANAPLHVGAMVAVKDRRNGARNPLAHLQQADITMESVMASQMLWDPIRFDETCPSSDGACAIVIGDEASAKAVEAQGKKVAWIHGTAMRTEPLAYAGRDQVNPKAGQEAAKALWKQAGITNPLEEIDAAEIYVPFSWFEPMWLENLGFMPEGEGWKLTDAGETEIGGKLPVNPSGGVLSSNPIGASGMIRFAEAAKQVMGRAGDYQVENARKAFGHAYGGGSQYFSMWVVGSEQP
- a CDS encoding thiolase domain-containing protein — translated: MSNTDIAVVGFAHAPHVPETFGTTNGVEMLAPCFRELYAKLGIGVSDIGFWCSGSSDYLAGRAFSFISAIDSIGAVPPINESHVEMDAAWALYEAWVKLRSGQAETALVYGFGKASAGTLRQILTLQTDPYLVAPLWPDSVSMAGLQARAGLDAGLWTEADMAAVAARANGGDADKLLAEAKVADPFRAHDIAPITDGAAAIVLAVGDRARELCERPAWLTGIAHYIDTPVLGARDLTVSESTTRAAKAAIGDAARDFDVAELHTQFSHEELILKQAIGLNGNTRINPSGGPLAGNPMFAAGLERIGFAATEIFDGNANRALAHASSGPALQQNLVATLEAK
- a CDS encoding Zn-ribbon domain-containing OB-fold protein, which codes for MQFDYTRSTGPIIGRFLTELRSGKVVGVRGSDGRVIVPPAEFDPKTSEPLSEFVEVADVGTVQTWSWVAEPIAGQPFDRPFAYALIKLDGADTAILHAVDVASPQDISTGLRVRARWAAERTGRIQDIAAFEPGETSAAPTDSSDAEPVTGLVTPVDFSIKHTAAPQESVFLKGLMEGKLLGARAQMDGKVYFPPRGADPRDGSPTDDFVEVADTGIVTTFCIVNVPFMGQTIKPPYVAAYILLDGTDIPFLHLVLGIDASEVRMGMKVKAVWKPREEWGLSIGNIDHFRPTGEPDADYDSFAHHL
- a CDS encoding LLM class F420-dependent oxidoreductase → MRFGLQLGYWGAQPPANHRELVLAAEESGFDAVFTAESWGSDAFTPLAWYGSDTSRVRLGTSVVQLSARTPTATAMAALTLDHLSGGRHILGLGVSGPQVVEGWYGAPFAKPLARTREYVSIVRQVLAREAKVTSPGPAYPLPYNGSGATGLGKPLKPITHPLRADLPIWLGAEGPKNVALTAEIADGWLAIYYTPRLADMYNEWLDEGFARPGARRTRADFEIAATAQVILTDDRKAALDAIRPYSALYIGGMGAEELNFHAEVYRRMGYGDAVDEITRLFRSGRKDEAAAAVPDELILDTTIIGNEDEVREQLKVWEQAGVTMMLIGVRDVAQFERLRPLIES